The genomic window GTCAAACTCGCGCGGACGAGTTAAAATTTGTTGCAAGAAAATATCGGCAATCGCATCTTTAATAATGATTTTTCCAGCTGCTTCTGCTTCCGCTTGCGCTTTGTTTGCCGCATCTTTTCCTTCTGTTTCCACGATGCGGTCGTATTCTGCCCAAGTGAACACTTTATCGCCAAATTCTTGCTCTGCTAATTCATAGCCCCAGTTTTTGAACGCCCCTTCTGTAAATTTCATAATATTTCCTTTATGCACGAGCGTTACAGATTTGCGTCCATGCTCAATTGCGTAGTTAATTGCTGCGCGGACAAGGCGTTTCGTTCCTTCTTCGGAAATCGGTTTAATGCCAATACCAGACGTTTCTGGGAAGCGGATTTTGCGAACGCCCATTTCGTTTTGCAAGAAGTCAATTACTTTTTTCACTTCTGGCGTTCCTTTTGCATATTCAATACCCGCATAAATGTCTTCCGTGTTTTCACGGAAAATGACCATGTCCGTATCTTCTGGACGCTTAACTGGAGAAGGCACGCCGTTAAAATAACGAACTGGACGCAAGCAGACAAATAAATCTAGCTCTTGACGAAGCGCAACATTTAACGAACGAATCCCGCCACCTACTGGCGTCGTAAGTGGACCTTTAATCGCGATTATGTATTCTCGAATGACATCAAGCGTTTCTTGCGGCAACCATTCTCCTGTCAATTTGTACGCTTTTTCGCCAGCGAGCACTTCTTTCCAGACAATTTTCTTTTCGCCTTTGTATGCTTTTTCTACTGCTGCCTCTAATACGCGAGAAGCAGCTGCCCAAATGTCAGGACCCGTTCCGTCCCCTTCAATGAACGGAATAATCGGATTGTTTGGTACGTTTAACACACCGTTTGTAACCGTAATTTTTTCACCTTGCACTTGTAACAACCTCCAATGTATTTAATATAAAGGGCAAGGACATATAAATTCCCCGCCCTTTGTTTCCGTTTGTCTTAGCCTCTTTGCTCGATCGGCACATACGACCGCTTCGCTGGTCCTGTATACTCGGCGCGCGGACGGATGAGGCGGTTATTTTCGTATTGTTCTAAAATGTGCGCAAGCCACCCAGACATTCGGCTTACCGCAAAAATAGGGGTAAATAAATCATGATCGATTCTTAAACAATGGTACACAGATGCCGAATAAAAATCAACGTTTGGTGGTAACGCTTTCGTCGATGTAACAATCTCTTCGATTTTTGCCGACATTTCATACCAATGCGGCTCCCCGACAAGTTTCGTTAATTTTTCTGACATTTTTTTCAAATGTTTCGCACGTGGGTCGCCTTTCCGGTATACGCGATGACCAAATCCCATAATTTTTTCTTTGTTTTCAAGTTTTTTACGAACATATGGCTCTGCGTTTTCCACCGTGCCGATTTCCGTGAGCATTTTCATAACCGCTTCGTTTGCTCCACCATGAAGCGGACCTTTAAGCGCACCGATGGCTGCGGTAATGCCTGAGTAAATGTCAGACAATGTCGCAACACAGACGCGCGCTGTAAACGTCGAAGCGTTCAATTCGTGGTCAGCGTGCAATACGAGCGCTTTATCAAACGCTTCTATCGCAATTTCATTCGGCTCTGTTCCTGTTAACATATACAAGAAGTTCGCAGCGAACGTCAAATCTTTTCGTGGCGCAACTGGTTCGAGTCCTTTGCGAATGCGCGAAAACGCCGTCACAATCGTTGGAATTTTCGCTTGCAAGCGAATCGCTTTTCGATAATTTGCTTCCGGCGTCATCACGTCTGCTTCTTCGTCATACAACCCTAATAGCGAAATCGCCGTCCGCAACGCTGCCATCGGATGCACTTTATCAATTGGATATAGTTTAAAATGCTCGATGATTTCGTTTGGAACCGCTGCGTTTTCTGCTAGTTGCTTTCTTAGTTGTTCAAGCTGTTCTTTCGTTGGCAATTCGCGATGCCAAAGCAAATACACTACTTCTTCAAATGTTGCGTTTTCAGCCAACTCATCAATATCATAGCCAGCGTACGTTAATGTGTCATCAATGATGGAGCTAATGCTAGAAGTCGTTGCAACAACCCCTTCAAGACCGCGTGTTACTGTCATATACACCTCTCCTTTTCTCTAAAAAATTCCCCTTTTCCCATTATGCTTTTCGTGATGCGAGAGCGAGCGCTTGCTCGAAATGGTAAAACAAAACGAAAAAGAAAATGCTTACATTTTATATTGTATTCATATTGTCACCCATTCATGGATGTGCAACAATAAGAATATCCACAACCATCGTACAGACAAAGAAAAAGGCGCTTGTCTATATTATAAACAATTATCTGACTTTTGTGAATCAAAACTGCTTATTCTTGTTCAATATTATCATAAAAAAACGATTTTCATAAATATTCTATCACCTTGATTACCATATACGCAATGCCTGCCCCAATCAACGGTCCGACGGCTACTCCGTTAAAAAAGGAAACTGCAATAATTGTACCAAGCACAAGTGCAGCGGTGATGTGTGGATCGGTTGACAGCAGCGTAATGCCGCCCCGTGCAACTAAGGCAACAAATACCCCGGACAAAAGCGCCACCC from Anoxybacillus amylolyticus includes these protein-coding regions:
- the icd gene encoding NADP-dependent isocitrate dehydrogenase; this translates as MQGEKITVTNGVLNVPNNPIIPFIEGDGTGPDIWAAASRVLEAAVEKAYKGEKKIVWKEVLAGEKAYKLTGEWLPQETLDVIREYIIAIKGPLTTPVGGGIRSLNVALRQELDLFVCLRPVRYFNGVPSPVKRPEDTDMVIFRENTEDIYAGIEYAKGTPEVKKVIDFLQNEMGVRKIRFPETSGIGIKPISEEGTKRLVRAAINYAIEHGRKSVTLVHKGNIMKFTEGAFKNWGYELAEQEFGDKVFTWAEYDRIVETEGKDAANKAQAEAEAAGKIIIKDAIADIFLQQILTRPREFDVVATMNLNGDYISDALAAQVGGIGIAPGANINYETGHAIFEATHGTAPKYAGLDKVNPSSVILSGVMMFEHLGWNEAAKLIIDSMEKTIASKVVTYDFARLMEGATEVKCSEFADALIRNME
- the citZ gene encoding citrate synthase, whose protein sequence is MTVTRGLEGVVATTSSISSIIDDTLTYAGYDIDELAENATFEEVVYLLWHRELPTKEQLEQLRKQLAENAAVPNEIIEHFKLYPIDKVHPMAALRTAISLLGLYDEEADVMTPEANYRKAIRLQAKIPTIVTAFSRIRKGLEPVAPRKDLTFAANFLYMLTGTEPNEIAIEAFDKALVLHADHELNASTFTARVCVATLSDIYSGITAAIGALKGPLHGGANEAVMKMLTEIGTVENAEPYVRKKLENKEKIMGFGHRVYRKGDPRAKHLKKMSEKLTKLVGEPHWYEMSAKIEEIVTSTKALPPNVDFYSASVYHCLRIDHDLFTPIFAVSRMSGWLAHILEQYENNRLIRPRAEYTGPAKRSYVPIEQRG